From one Bacteroides intestinalis DSM 17393 genomic stretch:
- a CDS encoding glycoside hydrolase family protein, with protein sequence MMRVFMTMLCSLLTVCSVSAQISRQEGTDGQAAIYRLPLMERAFLCCRYFEGWHSEKHYPYVGWGHKLLPNEKYSARTMTKRDADELLRKDLRKFVAMFRKFGVDSILLGTLAYNVGPAKLLGSKTIPKSTLIKKLEAGDRNIYREYIAFCNYKGKRHAMLLKRRKAEFALLYIP encoded by the coding sequence ATGATGCGTGTATTCATGACAATGCTCTGTTCACTTCTGACGGTCTGTTCTGTGTCCGCGCAGATCAGCCGCCAAGAGGGAACGGACGGGCAGGCGGCAATCTACCGACTGCCGCTTATGGAACGTGCTTTTTTATGCTGCCGCTACTTTGAAGGCTGGCACTCAGAAAAACACTACCCATACGTCGGTTGGGGTCACAAACTTTTGCCAAACGAGAAGTATTCGGCACGAACCATGACAAAACGGGATGCGGATGAACTTTTGCGGAAAGACCTGCGCAAATTTGTCGCCATGTTCCGTAAATTCGGGGTTGATTCGATTTTGCTTGGCACGTTAGCTTACAATGTGGGACCGGCGAAGCTGTTAGGCAGCAAAACAATCCCCAAAAGCACCTTAATCAAGAAGCTGGAAGCTGGTGACAGGAACATCTACCGTGAGTATATAGCCTTCTGCAACTACAAAGGAAAACGCCACGCCATGCTGCTCAAACGGAGAAAGGCGGAGTTTGCGCTGTTGTATATCCCATAA